Sequence from the Mesotoga sp. Brook.08.105.5.1 genome:
CAGCTCCCTCGGCCTGAAAGCCCATCATCTTGGGCAGGCTGTTTGACAGACCTCTCTCGTGATACTCCCGATACCCCATCCAGTAGGCAGTAATATTGCCCGCGTTCCCTACCGGTATGAAGTGGTAGTCAGGAGCCCTTCCTAGAACGTCGATTATCTCGAAAGCGGCAGTTTTCTGACCCTCAAGTCTGTAAGGATTCAGACTGTTCACAAGCGTTACCGGATACTCTTCAGAAATCTTCTTCGCAAGTTCAAGACAGTCATCGAAATTCCCATCTATCTGAATTACCTTTGCGCCATAGATCATCGCCTGGGCAAGCTTGCCCAGAGCGATTTTTCCCTCTGGAATTAAGATTATCGACTTCAAACCGGTCCTTGCAGAGTAAGCGGCAGCGGAGGCCGAAGTATTTCCGGTAGAGGCACAAATTACGGCCTTTGAGCCCTCTTCAATCGCCTTGGCGATAGCCAGAACCATCCCTCTATCTTTGAAAGAGCCTGTGGGATTAGCCCCTTCATACTTCACGTAAACTTTCGGTCCGAATTTCCTGCTGATGTTCTCCAGATATATCAGAGGCGTGTTTCCTTCAAGGAGGGTAATCCTCGGAGTACTAAGAGTTACGGGAAGAAATCTCTCGTAGCTAGCTATTAACCCTTTCATTCGATCTCCTCCAGACTGAAGGCACTGTGAATAGCGTTTACAGCCAAACGCACCTTCTTGCTGTCAATTACGACCGAGATTCTGCTGTTGCTGGCGCTTATCATATCTATGTTGATCCCTTCATTTGCAAGAGTCTCGAAGAGAGTCGCAGCTATGGCCGGTGTGGCAGTCAGGTTGACGCCCACTATGGAAATCTTTGCAATAGCTCTTTCTATGGTTATTTCTCTGGCTTCGCTTCTCGATTTCAAAATATCCTGCTTGAGCTTTGCAAGGTCGCTCGCCTGAACGGTAAAGGCCATTGTGTTGAAATCACCGCTTCTCATACTCTGTATTATCATATCGATATTCACATTCTGCTCGGTAAGAGTCTTGAGCACTCTTGCAGCTATTCCCGGCCTGTCAGGAACTTCTTGCAGAACCACTTTTACGATATCCTGATCAGAAGTTACTGCTCTTACGATAGGTTGCTCCACTTTCGATCCCCTCCATATAAGCGTGCCTCTGGCGTTCGTGTGCGCGTTTTTCACGAGCACCTTTATATCATACTTCCTGGCGAATTCCGACGCTCGGCTTTGAAGCACCTGAGCTCCCTGTTTGGAAAGCTCGATCATCTCTTCCCATGAGATTTCTTTGATCGGTCTGGCCTTCCGGACTATCCTCGGATCGGCAGAATATACGCCATCCACATCTTTGTAGATTTCGCACAGTTGTGATCCCAGAGCCTTCGCAAGCACTACGGCCGTAAGATCCGAACCCCCTCGTCCTAACGTCGTGATCTCGCCAGTATATGTCGATCCCTGAAAGCCTGCGACAACGGGAACATATCCATTTGAAATGTGGCGACTTACTAGATCCGCGTCGATTGAGACGATCCTTGCATTTGAGAAATTCGAGTCAGTCTGAATCCTAGCCTGATTGGCAGAAAGTGAGATAGACTTCATCCCCAGCTCCTGAATTGCCATCGCTACAAGTGCTATAGACTTCTGCTCGCCGGTAGCTAGAAGCATATCCATCTCTCTGCCGTTTGGCTTACTGGAGATCTCTCCGGCGAGTTCATAGAGAGTGTCAGTTTCGACCCCCATGGCCGAAACAACCAGAACGGGCTTGACTCCGCTTTGAACCTTTCTCTGAACACGTTTTGCAACATCCCTTATCTTCTCCGGCGTGTCGACCGACGTTCCTCCAAACTTCATTATCACGACTGAATTGCTCTGCTTCTCGGCGTATCTCGATGCCCTTAGAATATCCGAGATAATCGCAGTTGCAGTTGGTTGTGCGCCTGCACCCTCTCCCCTGAGAATAAACTTTCCAGACAGATCCGTTTCAACCTCTATGGCATTCTCAACACCATCTACGCTCCAGAGTGGATCATCTCTTTCTAGTTCCTGAGGTCTAACAGAAGCTCTTTCCTTCTCGAAATCAATCGTCCCTATGAGCTTGATCTTCCTTCCCTCGTCTGCAGCCCTTTCTATGTCTAGTTTATCTATATCTTCAATTCCTTTCGTCTCTATTGTTGCTATTCCGGGGAAAATCCCAGTCTTTATACCCGTGAGCACCGATAGCTTGTATGCAGCATCTAAGCCCTTCACATCGCTTGATGGATCGGCTTCTGCATAACCCCTTTCCTGAGCAAGCCTCAAAGCTTCTTGGTAACCAATTCCCTTCTGCATCTCAGATAGAATGAAATTCGTTGTCCCGTTGAGTATACCGCGTATGCGTTTGATTCCGTGGAATATCAGGTAGTCCTCAAGAAGCGAGATTATTGGAATGCCACCACCCACGGCAGCTTCAAAGAAGAGACTCTTAATAGGGGAACTGTCGGAGAAGTCATTACCGAATTCGGAGATAAGCATCTTGTTCGCGGTAACCACTGTTCTGTTGAGTTCCAGAGACTGTCTAACCAGTTTTCTGGCGGCCTCAGTCCCGCCAATAGTCTCGACTACAATATCGCTGTTGATAATCAGGTCTTCGAAATCCTCTGCGATCAGGTCGGACGGGATTCCAAGTTTGGCGTACTTGCTTCGAGTCCTTGTTATTACCTTGGAGACAGTACATCTCCTTCCCGATCTCTTCTCGATATCATCTCCCTTTTCAGAAAGAATAGCATATACGCAGGACCCTACTGTGCCGAGTCCGGCAATTCCGATTCTCAACTTGGTGCACCCCCTCCTGAAGCAATGAAGCCGCTATTAATCAAAAGTATACACCGTAAACGCGTGGTAGCGGGTCAGGTTGGAAAGAGTGGAATGAGACGCAATGCGCCGAAAGGCACAGCGGACGCAAGGCTGGGGAGAACATCCCAGGTCGCAATGCTGGCGAAGATCGCGCCAGGACGCAATGCCCGCTTCGCGGGGAAGCAACTCAGAACAACTCACTGAGGCCGTTTCTTTGAAGTGCTCGGCGTGCAGCAAAAAGCGGCTCTTGCATTCGAGATCCCGATCAGTTGCATATCGGGATGACCCTTAACAGGAGCATTCCAGCTATTGTTGTTGATTTCAGAGGACGGTAATCCTTTGACAGCCAACGTGGTTTTCATCAGCGTACAGCGGGCTTCTTGAAGGACGGCAGACTGTTGGCGGTCAACGTTCTACTCAGCAGCGTTCACAGATTGGTGGCTATTAGCCCGCAAAGCGGAACTGGCGTTAGCAGACTGGCTCCTTTTTTGCCTCCTGCCGAAGGCAGCCTTGCGTCTGATGTTTTATGCCAGAGTTTGCTGCGCTTACGTGAAGATCGAGACTCTGACTAGGAGCTTTGTCAGAATGACGACATGTGGTGTCTTCTGAATAACCTAAGGCAGTCATTTCAGACTTGGATCCGGAATCTTGGTTTCGATCTTCTTCTTGGCTTTAACGGAGAACGGAGAACCGATGGCGGTGAACCGAAAAAGCTAACTCTCTGTCTCATCAATTTCACGAAGATAGTCGATAACTTCTTCGAGAGAGAAGTATCTGCTCCATCTCTTCTGCTCTCTACCATCAACCTGCACCACAATCGTCGGGACTGTAAAGACGGAGTGTTCTGAAGCAACCGCAGGATTCTCAACAGTATTTATCTTGTAGAATTTCCAGGAAACAAAAGTGTCTTCAACTTCATCAAGTTTCGCTTCAATCGCAGCACATACTCCGCAGCCCGGACTATAGAAGTCAATAAGAACCTTTCCGACGACTCCCCTCAATTCTGTTAGGGTTACTT
This genomic interval carries:
- the thrC gene encoding threonine synthase, which encodes MKGLIASYERFLPVTLSTPRITLLEGNTPLIYLENISRKFGPKVYVKYEGANPTGSFKDRGMVLAIAKAIEEGSKAVICASTGNTSASAAAYSARTGLKSIILIPEGKIALGKLAQAMIYGAKVIQIDGNFDDCLELAKKISEEYPVTLVNSLNPYRLEGQKTAAFEIIDVLGRAPDYHFIPVGNAGNITAYWMGYREYHERGLSNSLPKMMGFQAEGAAPIVYDRVFEHPETIATAIRIGNPASWKKAVAARDESGGVIEALTDEEILNAQKLLANTEGVFCEPASAASFGGFLRKAEEGLFRSSDLVVCTLTGNGLKDPDAVIKSVDMPIVIQNSLEAVLHEAGLK
- a CDS encoding aspartate kinase, translating into MRIGIAGLGTVGSCVYAILSEKGDDIEKRSGRRCTVSKVITRTRSKYAKLGIPSDLIAEDFEDLIINSDIVVETIGGTEAARKLVRQSLELNRTVVTANKMLISEFGNDFSDSSPIKSLFFEAAVGGGIPIISLLEDYLIFHGIKRIRGILNGTTNFILSEMQKGIGYQEALRLAQERGYAEADPSSDVKGLDAAYKLSVLTGIKTGIFPGIATIETKGIEDIDKLDIERAADEGRKIKLIGTIDFEKERASVRPQELERDDPLWSVDGVENAIEVETDLSGKFILRGEGAGAQPTATAIISDILRASRYAEKQSNSVVIMKFGGTSVDTPEKIRDVAKRVQRKVQSGVKPVLVVSAMGVETDTLYELAGEISSKPNGREMDMLLATGEQKSIALVAMAIQELGMKSISLSANQARIQTDSNFSNARIVSIDADLVSRHISNGYVPVVAGFQGSTYTGEITTLGRGGSDLTAVVLAKALGSQLCEIYKDVDGVYSADPRIVRKARPIKEISWEEMIELSKQGAQVLQSRASEFARKYDIKVLVKNAHTNARGTLIWRGSKVEQPIVRAVTSDQDIVKVVLQEVPDRPGIAARVLKTLTEQNVNIDMIIQSMRSGDFNTMAFTVQASDLAKLKQDILKSRSEAREITIERAIAKISIVGVNLTATPAIAATLFETLANEGINIDMISASNSRISVVIDSKKVRLAVNAIHSAFSLEEIE
- a CDS encoding thioredoxin family protein; the encoded protein is MKEVTLTELRGVVGKVLIDFYSPGCGVCAAIEAKLDEVEDTFVSWKFYKINTVENPAVASEHSVFTVPTIVVQVDGREQKRWSRYFSLEEVIDYLREIDETES